One window from the genome of Oceanisphaera sp. IT1-181 encodes:
- a CDS encoding MSHA biogenesis protein MshI, which translates to MELLPRWLKPARATSAVGIYLTPTRLLAIDEGDPTVVLERSVGQGEAVSVALRAMIEEQAWQGRRLSLALNRHWYKQTQMEKPAIPDEELAQALPWCMRELVNEPIESLLFDYIDLPAGPAGQQRIAVYSSEQEAMASIVQAVTPFCVIATIGVDELALANLLAPEERGLLLYKVPGQELTLMFIHQRQWHFSRTIRGFQALDDESMSVDQFVFDNLLLELQRSIDYAVGQLKLTAPDNWYLALPQRVTPIIQESINQVFDINPKSLTTDTLSPMSLPALGILKEGQA; encoded by the coding sequence ATGGAACTTCTACCCAGATGGTTAAAACCCGCCCGTGCTACCTCAGCAGTGGGCATTTATCTTACTCCCACTCGTTTGCTAGCCATAGATGAGGGGGATCCTACTGTTGTGCTCGAGCGCAGCGTCGGGCAGGGCGAAGCCGTGTCTGTTGCCCTAAGAGCCATGATAGAAGAGCAAGCATGGCAAGGCCGCCGGCTTTCTCTGGCACTCAACCGCCATTGGTACAAACAAACACAGATGGAAAAGCCCGCCATCCCAGATGAAGAGCTGGCACAAGCACTGCCGTGGTGCATGCGCGAGTTAGTTAATGAGCCCATAGAAAGCTTATTGTTTGACTACATAGACTTACCAGCGGGGCCTGCCGGCCAACAACGTATTGCGGTGTATAGCAGCGAGCAAGAAGCGATGGCGAGCATTGTACAAGCGGTGACGCCCTTCTGTGTAATAGCCACCATAGGGGTAGATGAACTGGCTTTAGCTAACTTATTGGCACCAGAAGAGCGCGGTTTATTGTTATATAAGGTACCCGGCCAAGAGTTGACCCTGATGTTTATTCATCAGCGCCAGTGGCATTTCTCTCGTACTATTCGCGGTTTTCAGGCGTTAGATGATGAAAGTATGTCAGTAGATCAATTTGTGTTTGATAATCTACTGCTGGAGCTACAACGCAGTATCGATTACGCCGTCGGCCAGCTGAAGCTAACGGCACCGGATAATTGGTATTTGGCATTGCCACAGCGCGTCACGCCGATTATTCAAGAATCCATTAACCAAGTTTTTGATATTAACCCCAAATCGCTGACCACTGACACCTTGAGCCCAATGAGTTTGCCTGCCCTTGGCATCTTAAAAGAGGGCCAAGCATGA
- a CDS encoding AEC family transporter, with amino-acid sequence MLATLLNIVIPVFAVVVVGFVIGRRQANRPQSNSDMSFVNLANVLVFCPALVFSALIEHPVQLSSSWPLIVAGVLVIIVPGAILFSLRVKGLERRTLAMGGMFRNTGNIGIPLMMLAYGDDKMGAIIILFVLSNLVHFSLGLFMLSHTAGRWQWLKNPLVWAALLGLGLAEHQAMLPNFVLTSSQLLGQIAVPLMLFALGVRLAQGEIGHLGMALRVNLIYLAVGAVSFLLVAWWLPLSTDWLQLLALSVMLPPAVLNYLLCEQYQCQPNKMASIVLLGNLMSVVTIPVVIYLTLAFI; translated from the coding sequence ATGCTCGCCACCTTGTTAAACATAGTGATACCCGTGTTTGCGGTGGTGGTGGTCGGTTTTGTGATTGGCCGGCGCCAAGCCAACCGTCCTCAATCTAACAGCGACATGAGCTTTGTTAATCTCGCCAATGTGCTGGTGTTTTGCCCCGCCTTGGTGTTTTCGGCGCTTATTGAGCACCCCGTGCAACTGAGCAGCAGCTGGCCGTTAATAGTGGCGGGGGTGTTGGTGATCATAGTGCCGGGCGCTATTTTGTTTAGCTTGCGGGTAAAAGGGTTAGAGCGGCGAACCTTGGCCATGGGCGGCATGTTTCGCAATACCGGTAATATTGGTATTCCGCTGATGATGCTGGCCTATGGCGACGATAAAATGGGCGCCATTATCATTTTATTTGTGTTGTCGAACTTAGTGCATTTTTCATTGGGGCTGTTTATGTTGTCCCATACCGCGGGGCGCTGGCAGTGGCTAAAAAATCCTTTGGTGTGGGCGGCGCTGTTAGGGCTCGGGTTGGCGGAGCATCAAGCAATGCTGCCAAATTTTGTGCTAACCAGTAGCCAGCTGCTGGGCCAAATTGCCGTGCCTTTAATGCTGTTCGCGCTAGGGGTACGGCTAGCGCAGGGTGAAATTGGCCATTTGGGCATGGCACTGCGCGTTAACCTTATCTATTTAGCCGTGGGCGCGGTGAGTTTTTTACTGGTGGCGTGGTGGTTGCCGCTCAGCACCGATTGGTTGCAGTTATTGGCCTTGTCGGTAATGCTGCCGCCGGCGGTGTTAAATTATTTATTGTGCGAACAATATCAATGCCAACCAAATAAAATGGCCAGCATAGTGCTGTTAGGTAATCTAATGTCGGTAGTCACCATTCCCGTGGTTATTTATCTGACATTGGCTTTTATTTAA
- a CDS encoding D-amino acid dehydrogenase — protein MKVLVLGSGVVGVTSAWYLAQQGHEVVVIDRQASAAEETSFANAGQLSFGMSSPWAAPGIPQKAVKWMFQTHAPLKLRPSLNPAQWQFMLSMLANCTEKAYGINKSRMVRVSEYSRQCINNLQAELQLPFEARKQGLLQVFRTQKQIDDAAKDIKVLQEFNVAHKMLNVEECIAREPALARVKHKLVGGLHFPDDQTGDCNLFTKALVERCEQQGVQFKFNTDIKALVSDGDKIRGVQTSNGLEVADHVLVCMGSYSPFLLNPVGIRLPVYPIKGYSLTLDVKNDADAPQSTVMDETYKVAITRFDNRIRAAGTAELADFNADLPKARRATIAESVSSLFPEAGNLDTAKFWTGFRPMTPDGTPVIGGTSYKNLWLNTGHGTLGWTMGAGSAKLIADLISGKQPDIDDSGLDVSRYA, from the coding sequence ATGAAAGTATTAGTCTTGGGTAGTGGAGTTGTCGGTGTGACCAGCGCGTGGTATTTGGCGCAGCAAGGCCATGAAGTGGTGGTGATCGACCGTCAAGCGAGTGCAGCGGAAGAAACCAGTTTCGCTAACGCCGGACAATTGTCGTTTGGCATGAGCTCGCCGTGGGCGGCTCCGGGTATTCCGCAAAAAGCCGTGAAGTGGATGTTTCAGACTCATGCGCCGTTAAAATTACGCCCTAGTTTAAATCCGGCCCAGTGGCAGTTTATGCTGTCTATGCTGGCCAACTGCACCGAAAAAGCGTACGGCATTAATAAGTCGCGCATGGTGCGGGTGTCGGAATACAGCCGCCAATGCATTAATAATTTACAAGCAGAACTGCAGTTGCCGTTTGAAGCGCGCAAACAAGGCTTACTGCAGGTGTTTCGCACCCAAAAGCAAATTGACGATGCAGCGAAAGACATCAAAGTCTTGCAAGAGTTTAACGTGGCCCACAAGATGCTGAATGTGGAAGAGTGCATTGCCCGTGAGCCAGCCTTGGCACGCGTGAAGCACAAACTCGTAGGTGGCTTGCACTTTCCTGACGACCAAACCGGCGACTGTAATTTATTTACTAAAGCCTTAGTTGAGCGCTGTGAGCAGCAGGGCGTGCAATTTAAATTTAATACCGACATTAAAGCGCTGGTAAGCGACGGTGACAAAATTCGCGGCGTGCAAACCTCGAACGGCTTAGAAGTGGCGGATCACGTATTGGTGTGCATGGGCAGCTACTCGCCGTTCTTGCTTAATCCGGTCGGCATTCGTTTGCCCGTGTATCCCATTAAAGGCTACTCGCTAACGTTAGACGTTAAAAATGATGCGGATGCGCCTCAGTCTACGGTGATGGATGAAACCTACAAAGTGGCCATTACCCGTTTTGACAATCGTATTCGCGCAGCAGGCACCGCCGAACTGGCAGATTTTAATGCGGACTTGCCCAAGGCGCGTCGCGCGACCATCGCCGAGTCGGTGAGCAGTTTATTCCCTGAAGCGGGCAACCTAGACACGGCAAAGTTTTGGACGGGCTTTCGACCTATGACCCCAGATGGAACCCCAGTTATCGGCGGCACCAGCTATAAAAATCTGTGGTTAAACACCGGCCACGGCACTTTGGGTTGGACCATGGGTGCGGGCTCAGCCAAGTTAATTGCCGATTTAATCAGCGGCAAACAGCCAGATATCGATGATAGCGGGTTAGACGTTAGTCGCTACGCCTAA
- a CDS encoding response regulator, with translation MMTVAKRSFSHFSRIAVLGYALMMSLLLLGYAGNQYWQHRHYLQLEQRIEPVVSALHDMQRKVVINADQDLLLNKKINELSRINHQFITFIENRRPPFVGLDDVLTTLVNYQQQLQALQDADMHSRYALNAFSERVRAVVDKDDSYYSILLMRSRLYLNAPNLQYLYALDDDASRWHTEVQTFNQEVFDYYQQYRQSLTPLVQQRYALLTDNKDVLLHYKVQWQQASEQHLQNMQLALLLWLLVSFSLGLGVLALQNKELRKVSQVSLELARAKTDFLANMSHEIRTPMNAIIGFASLLQQTPLALTQQQYLKKISQSSDNLLLLINDILDLTKVEAGKLELEDIAFDLNEQLEKLSSLFADLSEHKQLEVIIDKAANVPNWLRGDPLRLGQVLINLVNNAIKFTERGEVVISISLDESPEPRLCFAVKDTGIGIIPDQLARLFDAFTQVDASTTRKYGGTGLGLSISYHLVQLMQGTITVDSRPGRGSTFTVSLPLQIAEHKALAPVAAYQGKKVLLVDDNALVLEVTSQLLRQLGLIVYRANSVSAAKELLQKQGEQLSLALIDCCLVQDDGLDLARFMRSHEHLVHIAVVVMSAFGQDKVADRMRALGLTHYLAKPITEQSLRLSVSRVLAPESSGRLEPLAINQYQLSDYRRQLLGKQILLAEDNRMNQQLIVEFLNQVGVSTTIADNGRQAVELMSRQSFDAILMDLQMPILDGIEATRQIRKLNTQHDIPIIALTASAMRGDREISLSAGMNCYVTKPVDRFALYQALVEQIAQQQTQRTGQKSVQKTAKQLALPATSQAEKVQAEQASVSPAARAEFLAQQQDAVWQLTALMAAKNWPDAQQLMATLAQRAERHALTELAAQAHVILQELQQQQRPSAAQLSLLKQSLSER, from the coding sequence ATGATGACGGTAGCAAAACGAAGTTTTTCTCACTTTTCGCGCATCGCCGTGCTGGGATATGCGCTCATGATGTCGTTATTGTTGCTCGGCTATGCAGGCAATCAATACTGGCAGCATCGGCATTACCTGCAGTTAGAGCAGCGCATAGAGCCGGTGGTGTCCGCCTTACATGATATGCAGCGCAAAGTGGTGATCAACGCGGACCAAGACTTATTGCTCAATAAAAAAATAAACGAGTTATCTCGAATCAATCACCAGTTTATAACGTTTATTGAAAACAGACGCCCCCCTTTTGTTGGGCTTGATGACGTGTTAACCACGCTCGTTAACTATCAGCAACAGTTACAGGCGCTACAAGACGCGGATATGCACAGTCGCTATGCGCTCAACGCCTTTTCCGAACGAGTACGGGCTGTGGTGGACAAAGACGACAGTTATTATTCTATCTTGCTCATGCGCAGCCGTTTGTACCTCAATGCGCCCAATTTGCAGTATTTATACGCGCTGGATGATGATGCCAGCCGCTGGCATACCGAAGTGCAAACCTTTAATCAAGAAGTGTTTGATTACTATCAACAATATCGTCAAAGCCTCACCCCTTTGGTGCAGCAGCGCTACGCCTTACTCACCGATAATAAAGACGTGTTACTGCACTATAAAGTCCAGTGGCAGCAAGCGTCTGAACAGCATTTACAAAACATGCAGTTAGCCTTACTGCTGTGGCTACTGGTTAGTTTTAGCCTTGGGTTGGGGGTGTTGGCGTTACAGAACAAAGAGTTGCGCAAAGTGAGCCAAGTCTCTCTTGAGCTGGCACGGGCTAAAACAGACTTTTTAGCCAATATGAGTCATGAGATACGCACCCCCATGAATGCCATTATTGGCTTTGCGTCTTTGCTGCAACAAACGCCCTTGGCCTTAACTCAACAGCAATATTTAAAAAAAATCAGTCAATCTTCCGATAACTTATTGCTGTTAATCAACGATATTTTAGATTTAACCAAGGTAGAAGCGGGCAAGTTAGAGCTGGAAGACATAGCGTTTGATTTAAATGAACAGCTCGAAAAACTCTCCAGTTTATTTGCCGACTTATCTGAGCATAAGCAGTTAGAAGTGATCATTGATAAAGCCGCCAATGTCCCCAACTGGCTGCGCGGTGATCCGCTGCGCCTTGGCCAAGTACTGATCAACTTGGTTAACAACGCGATTAAGTTTACCGAGCGCGGTGAGGTGGTGATCAGCATTAGTCTGGATGAAAGCCCCGAGCCCCGATTATGTTTTGCCGTTAAAGATACCGGTATCGGCATTATTCCAGATCAGCTGGCGCGATTATTTGATGCCTTTACCCAAGTGGATGCCAGTACCACGCGTAAGTATGGCGGCACCGGTTTGGGGTTAAGCATTAGCTACCATTTAGTGCAGCTGATGCAGGGCACCATTACCGTTGATAGCCGACCAGGGCGAGGTTCAACCTTTACCGTTAGCCTGCCGTTGCAGATTGCCGAGCATAAAGCGTTGGCGCCGGTGGCCGCTTATCAAGGTAAAAAAGTGCTGTTGGTGGACGATAATGCGCTGGTGCTTGAGGTCACCAGCCAGTTACTGCGCCAGTTAGGCTTGATTGTTTATAGGGCTAATAGTGTGAGTGCGGCCAAAGAGTTATTGCAAAAGCAGGGTGAGCAATTGAGCTTGGCACTGATTGACTGCTGCCTTGTGCAAGACGATGGCCTAGATTTAGCGCGCTTTATGCGCAGCCATGAGCACCTTGTGCACATTGCGGTGGTGGTGATGAGCGCCTTTGGCCAAGATAAAGTGGCAGACAGAATGCGGGCTTTGGGTCTTACGCACTATTTAGCCAAACCCATTACCGAGCAAAGTTTACGCTTAAGTGTGAGCCGCGTGCTGGCGCCAGAGAGCAGTGGGCGACTGGAGCCACTCGCCATTAATCAGTATCAATTGTCGGATTATCGTCGCCAATTACTGGGCAAACAAATTTTGTTGGCCGAAGACAACCGGATGAACCAGCAATTAATCGTGGAGTTTTTAAATCAAGTGGGCGTGTCGACCACGATTGCCGACAATGGTCGCCAAGCGGTAGAGCTGATGAGCCGGCAATCATTTGATGCCATTTTAATGGATTTACAAATGCCAATTCTCGATGGCATTGAAGCCACCCGCCAAATTCGCAAACTCAACACCCAGCACGATATTCCCATCATTGCCTTAACCGCCAGTGCCATGCGCGGAGACCGTGAAATTAGCCTCAGTGCCGGCATGAACTGCTATGTCACCAAACCCGTGGATCGCTTTGCGCTGTATCAGGCTTTAGTCGAGCAAATAGCGCAGCAGCAAACCCAGCGAACAGGGCAAAAAAGCGTGCAGAAAACCGCTAAACAGCTGGCTCTGCCCGCCACCTCTCAAGCTGAAAAGGTGCAAGCCGAACAAGCGAGTGTTAGTCCCGCCGCGCGCGCAGAATTTTTAGCTCAACAACAAGATGCGGTCTGGCAGTTAACCGCGCTTATGGCCGCAAAAAACTGGCCAGATGCCCAACAGCTGATGGCGACACTTGCCCAACGTGCAGAACGGCACGCACTCACTGAGCTTGCCGCCCAAGCACACGTTATATTGCAGGAATTACAACAGCAGCAAAGACCCAGCGCCGCACAACTTAGCTTGTTAAAACAGAGCTTAAGCGAGCGGTAG
- a CDS encoding DASS family sodium-coupled anion symporter produces the protein MSVDVPQQTLTVKAKWAILIADILLFVILLNTLPFDEGVTKGLSLLIFIAVLWLTEALHITITALLVPLLAAGLGILTTNDALSNFSNSIIFLFLGGFALAAALHSQQLDRLIASRILYLAKGRLSVAVLLLFFTSAFLSMWISNTATTAMMLPLALGLLACLDAERHYRTYVFVLLGVAYSASIGGIATLVGSPPNAIAAAEVGLSFNEWMALGLPVTLILLPIAIAILYALFRPQLNERIELAAEQIVWTGQRKVTLGIFAITVFLWVFSSPISAALGNLSSFDTIVALLAIALIGITRVADWKHIEKHTDWGVLLLFGGGLTLSHVLKETGTSLFLASFLADMLGTANPFVILLVITAFVVFLTELASNTASAALLIPVFVAVSEGLGLSPVMVASVIAVSASCAFMLPVATPPNAIVFGSGFIQQKQMMRAGIVLNLACIGVLSAYFYAFG, from the coding sequence ATGTCCGTAGACGTTCCACAGCAAACCCTGACGGTAAAGGCCAAATGGGCCATTTTAATTGCCGACATTCTGCTATTTGTCATCCTGCTGAATACCCTGCCGTTTGATGAAGGCGTGACTAAGGGCTTAAGCCTGCTGATTTTTATTGCCGTGCTGTGGTTGACCGAAGCACTGCATATTACCATTACTGCGCTCTTGGTGCCGCTGTTAGCCGCGGGCTTGGGTATTTTAACGACCAATGACGCCTTGAGTAATTTTTCTAACTCCATTATTTTTCTGTTTTTGGGGGGCTTTGCGCTGGCCGCCGCCTTGCACAGTCAGCAATTAGACCGCTTGATTGCCAGCCGGATTTTGTATCTGGCTAAAGGTCGCTTGAGTGTGGCGGTGTTGCTGCTGTTCTTTACCTCGGCCTTTTTATCCATGTGGATCAGTAACACTGCTACCACCGCCATGATGCTGCCGTTGGCCTTAGGCTTATTAGCGTGCTTGGACGCCGAGCGCCATTATCGCACTTATGTATTCGTGCTGCTGGGCGTGGCATACAGCGCCAGCATCGGCGGTATCGCCACCTTAGTGGGTAGCCCGCCTAATGCCATTGCCGCCGCCGAAGTGGGTTTGAGCTTTAACGAATGGATGGCACTGGGCTTGCCGGTCACCTTGATACTGCTGCCCATCGCCATCGCTATTTTATATGCCTTGTTCCGCCCGCAATTAAATGAGCGCATTGAGCTGGCCGCCGAGCAGATTGTCTGGACCGGACAACGCAAAGTCACCTTAGGTATTTTTGCCATTACGGTATTTTTATGGGTATTTTCCAGCCCCATTTCTGCGGCGTTGGGCAACCTAAGTTCGTTTGACACCATAGTGGCGCTGCTGGCCATCGCCTTAATTGGCATTACCCGCGTGGCCGATTGGAAACACATTGAAAAACACACCGACTGGGGCGTGCTGCTGTTGTTTGGTGGCGGTTTAACCTTAAGCCATGTACTCAAAGAAACCGGCACCAGTTTATTTTTGGCGAGCTTTTTAGCGGATATGCTGGGCACGGCGAACCCGTTTGTGATCTTATTGGTGATCACCGCCTTTGTGGTGTTTTTAACTGAGCTGGCTTCTAATACCGCCAGCGCCGCCCTGCTGATCCCGGTGTTTGTGGCGGTGTCAGAAGGCTTAGGCTTGTCGCCGGTGATGGTGGCATCTGTGATTGCGGTGTCCGCTTCCTGTGCCTTTATGCTGCCGGTGGCCACCCCACCTAATGCCATCGTATTTGGCTCTGGGTTTATTCAACAGAAACAAATGATGCGTGCCGGTATCGTACTCAATTTGGCCTGTATTGGCGTGCTCTCGGCTTATTTTTATGCCTTTGGCTAA
- a CDS encoding sodium-dependent transporter, producing the protein MKREQWGSRTGFILAAVGSAVGLGNIWRFPYMAYENGGGAFFIPYLFAMLTAGIPFMILEFTLGHKYRSGAPKTLRALNNKFEWLGWFQVMISAMIAFYYVVVIAWAISYAYFAFTQAWGEDSNAFFFGEFLGVADDSAPSNLGSLQWHLLLPLCLAWAATYFATYRGVKGGIERINKILMPLLFVMVLLLIGRIIFLPGALDGINWLLEPDFSKIWDLKVWSAAYGQIFFTLSVGFAIMLSYASYLPEKSDINNNAFMTVLMNCGFSMLAGIMIFGALGYMAQAQGKDLTDVVSSGVGLAFVTLPTAINLLPAPGIMGPLFFCALMFAGISSHISIAEAVTTGLMDKLGWSRPKTATVFCSVGLVVSSLYITQGGILLLDLVDYFINNIALLSSCLVELLLVGWLCRLSDFKEHANRLSEFSIGLWWTVCIKFVSVGILLIILSNNIKTAFSENYGGYSNFEVNTLGWGVLALMLVLAVVINLNSKQEVRS; encoded by the coding sequence ATGAAACGAGAACAATGGGGCTCGCGCACCGGGTTTATCCTCGCCGCCGTGGGTTCGGCCGTGGGCTTGGGTAATATCTGGCGCTTCCCTTATATGGCGTACGAAAATGGCGGGGGGGCGTTTTTTATCCCTTATCTGTTTGCCATGCTCACGGCGGGCATTCCGTTTATGATTTTGGAGTTTACCCTCGGGCATAAATATCGCTCGGGTGCCCCCAAAACCCTGCGCGCCCTCAACAATAAGTTTGAATGGTTGGGTTGGTTTCAGGTAATGATCTCGGCCATGATCGCTTTCTACTACGTAGTGGTGATTGCCTGGGCCATTTCTTATGCTTATTTTGCCTTTACTCAAGCGTGGGGCGAAGACAGCAATGCCTTCTTCTTTGGTGAGTTTTTAGGTGTCGCAGACGACAGCGCGCCCTCAAACTTAGGTAGCTTGCAATGGCATTTGTTACTGCCCTTGTGCTTGGCGTGGGCCGCTACCTACTTTGCGACTTACCGTGGCGTTAAAGGCGGCATCGAAAGAATTAATAAAATATTAATGCCGCTGCTATTTGTGATGGTGTTATTACTGATCGGTCGCATTATCTTTTTACCGGGCGCGCTGGATGGCATTAACTGGCTGTTAGAGCCGGACTTTAGCAAGATCTGGGATCTTAAAGTGTGGTCCGCCGCTTACGGGCAAATCTTTTTCACGCTCAGCGTGGGTTTTGCCATCATGCTGTCTTATGCCAGCTATTTACCTGAAAAGTCTGATATCAATAATAACGCCTTTATGACGGTATTGATGAACTGCGGCTTTTCTATGCTGGCCGGTATCATGATTTTTGGCGCTTTGGGCTATATGGCCCAAGCCCAAGGTAAAGACCTCACCGACGTGGTCAGCTCTGGCGTAGGCTTGGCGTTTGTCACCCTGCCCACCGCCATTAACTTGCTGCCCGCACCTGGTATCATGGGCCCCTTGTTCTTCTGTGCCTTAATGTTTGCCGGTATTAGCTCGCATATCTCTATTGCTGAAGCCGTGACCACGGGGTTAATGGATAAATTAGGTTGGAGCCGCCCTAAAACCGCCACCGTATTTTGTTCGGTGGGCTTAGTGGTCAGCTCGCTCTACATCACCCAAGGCGGCATCTTGCTGCTCGACTTGGTGGATTACTTCATCAATAACATCGCCTTGCTCAGCTCTTGTTTGGTGGAGTTACTGCTGGTGGGCTGGCTGTGCCGCTTATCTGACTTTAAAGAACATGCCAATCGCTTGTCGGAATTTAGCATCGGCCTGTGGTGGACAGTGTGCATTAAGTTTGTCTCTGTTGGCATCTTGCTGATCATCTTGTCGAACAACATCAAAACCGCCTTTAGCGAAAACTACGGCGGCTATTCAAACTTTGAAGTGAATACGTTGGGCTGGGGCGTGTTGGCCTTGATGCTGGTATTGGCAGTGGTCATTAACCTTAACAGTAAGCAGGAGGTGCGCTCATGA
- a CDS encoding MetS family NSS transporter small subunit yields the protein MSTGAIIMLIIGLGITWGGAALCIRLAMKANKR from the coding sequence ATGAGCACAGGCGCCATTATCATGTTAATCATAGGTTTAGGGATTACTTGGGGCGGTGCCGCCTTATGTATCCGCTTGGCCATGAAAGCTAACAAGCGCTAA
- a CDS encoding DUF3025 domain-containing protein, with the protein MDWDPDVFQRNALLAQLAGLIDIDHQQWPTVAELNVHLNPSLSGEPLPVRFINDAEFNALNCYYEQSVAQGLVPTREQNWHDLFGALIWALFPQTKALLSRLHMDDISALGLKRTPRRDRITHFDECGLVLAVTDKDEVQALLKQHAWQTLFIEQRARFGRQWQPFIFGHALYEQALAPFIGLTAKCVLIEVEPSFFTLTRAEQYARLDPQLAIELERSALFDQPRSLLPLPLLGIPGWWPANEDPAFYQNQDYFRPRRNR; encoded by the coding sequence ATGGATTGGGATCCCGATGTGTTCCAGCGTAATGCCCTGCTCGCACAACTAGCGGGCTTAATTGATATTGACCATCAGCAATGGCCGACGGTTGCCGAGCTCAATGTGCACTTAAACCCGTCATTATCCGGTGAGCCCTTGCCGGTGCGCTTTATTAATGACGCAGAATTTAATGCGCTTAATTGCTACTACGAACAATCAGTGGCGCAAGGCTTAGTGCCCACTCGCGAGCAAAACTGGCATGATCTTTTTGGCGCGCTGATCTGGGCTTTATTCCCGCAAACCAAAGCCTTACTCAGCCGTTTGCACATGGACGACATTAGCGCTTTAGGCTTAAAACGCACGCCAAGGCGGGATCGCATTACCCATTTTGATGAATGTGGTTTGGTGTTAGCGGTCACCGATAAAGACGAAGTACAAGCGCTATTAAAACAACATGCTTGGCAGACGCTATTTATAGAACAACGCGCCCGCTTTGGCCGCCAGTGGCAGCCGTTTATTTTTGGTCACGCCTTATACGAACAGGCCTTGGCACCCTTTATTGGCTTAACGGCCAAATGCGTGCTGATTGAGGTGGAGCCAAGCTTTTTTACGCTGACTCGCGCCGAGCAATATGCCCGCCTCGACCCACAGTTGGCCATTGAGCTTGAGCGCTCGGCCTTGTTTGACCAGCCGAGATCCTTACTGCCGCTGCCATTACTGGGCATTCCCGGTTGGTGGCCCGCAAACGAGGATCCAGCTTTTTATCAAAATCAGGATTACTTTCGTCCGCGTCGTAACAGATGA
- the lpxM gene encoding lauroyl-Kdo(2)-lipid IV(A) myristoyltransferase (LpxM is lauroyl-Kdo(2)-lipid IV(A) myristoyltransferase, an enzyme characterized in Escherichia coli and involved in biosynthesis of the form of lipid A found in that species and some closely related species.): MSVADPVYDLTFKRHYLHPKYWLTWLAIAALWLLAWLPVRARDAFAGAFTPLLMRLAKKPCYIARTNIKLCFPELNAQQVDDILAHSIRAGLMTFISYGEWTARSKDYLQSRFVVQGQEHLDACLANDEKIIFMIPHTWAIDAGGLYLTSLGLPMCTMMHSAKNQVFDWFINRQRARFNGIVYERDAGIKAVIKTIRSGKHFFYLPDQDHGREASLFVPFFAELKATLPALPKLVKLTGAKVIPVLSVYNTKLHRYELIMRPAMAPYPTADLAADTRAMNAEIEALLIEWPEQYMWFLKYFQTQVDTDDGRYEAGIRAIRKR; encoded by the coding sequence GTGTCTGTGGCTGACCCCGTTTATGACCTCACGTTTAAACGTCATTATTTGCACCCAAAATACTGGCTCACTTGGCTGGCCATCGCCGCATTATGGCTGTTGGCGTGGCTACCAGTGCGCGCACGCGATGCCTTTGCCGGTGCCTTTACGCCGTTACTGATGCGTTTGGCCAAAAAGCCCTGCTATATTGCCCGCACTAATATTAAGCTGTGCTTTCCTGAGCTTAACGCGCAGCAAGTGGATGACATCTTGGCCCATTCTATTCGCGCCGGCTTGATGACCTTTATCAGTTACGGTGAGTGGACGGCCCGCAGTAAAGACTATTTGCAAAGCCGGTTTGTGGTGCAAGGCCAAGAGCACCTTGATGCCTGCTTGGCGAATGACGAAAAAATCATTTTTATGATCCCCCACACTTGGGCCATAGATGCGGGCGGTTTGTATTTAACCTCTTTAGGTTTACCCATGTGCACCATGATGCACAGCGCAAAAAATCAGGTATTTGACTGGTTTATCAACCGCCAGCGCGCCCGTTTTAATGGCATCGTTTACGAGCGCGATGCGGGCATTAAAGCGGTGATAAAAACCATTCGCTCTGGCAAACATTTCTTTTATTTGCCCGACCAAGACCATGGCCGAGAAGCCAGCTTGTTTGTGCCCTTTTTTGCCGAGCTTAAAGCTACGCTGCCCGCACTGCCTAAGCTAGTAAAGCTCACCGGCGCTAAAGTAATACCGGTGCTCAGCGTGTATAACACCAAACTGCATCGTTATGAGCTGATCATGCGCCCCGCCATGGCGCCCTATCCCACCGCTGATTTAGCCGCCGATACCCGCGCCATGAACGCCGAAATTGAAGCGCTGTTAATCGAGTGGCCCGAGCAATACATGTGGTTTTTAAAGTATTTTCAAACGCAAGTCGATACCGATGATGGCCGTTATGAAGCCGGTATTCGCGCCATTAGAAAGCGTTAA